The following are from one region of the Blastocatellia bacterium genome:
- the istB gene encoding IS21-like element helper ATPase IstB, translating into MSVNYEENAQQGLEQLGLSTALQQLDQAAQQAAAEGWSYSHFLGYLLTAEVRERQRRTVELNLQFARFPYFKRLSEFEFVAQPSIDQRLIEELATGRFLYEGRSVVFLGPPGVGKTHLAISLGVMTAELGHRVYFTTAIEMARRLSKAMNENRMHRELKNLTRPKLLVLDEVGYLALDKMQASLVFQVISQRYEKNQAMILTSNKAFSEWGEVFAGDAVMASAALDRLLHRCTVINIRGESYRLKEKRQAGKSSFPMPQNGGSAKAAE; encoded by the coding sequence ATGAGCGTCAACTATGAAGAGAACGCGCAACAAGGTCTGGAGCAGTTGGGCCTGAGCACCGCCTTGCAGCAGTTGGATCAGGCCGCCCAACAAGCGGCTGCTGAAGGCTGGTCGTATTCGCACTTCCTCGGCTACCTGTTGACCGCCGAAGTGCGTGAGCGGCAACGCCGCACGGTCGAGTTGAACTTACAGTTTGCGCGCTTCCCCTACTTTAAACGGCTGTCGGAGTTTGAGTTTGTGGCGCAGCCCTCGATAGATCAGCGGCTGATTGAGGAACTGGCGACGGGGAGGTTCTTGTATGAGGGCCGTAGCGTGGTCTTCTTAGGCCCGCCAGGAGTCGGCAAGACGCATCTGGCCATCTCGCTCGGAGTGATGACGGCAGAGCTGGGGCATCGGGTTTACTTCACAACAGCCATCGAGATGGCGCGGCGGTTGTCGAAAGCCATGAATGAGAATCGGATGCACCGCGAGTTGAAAAACCTGACGCGACCGAAGCTGCTGGTGTTGGATGAAGTCGGTTACCTAGCGCTGGACAAGATGCAAGCGAGCCTGGTGTTTCAGGTGATCTCGCAGCGCTATGAGAAGAATCAGGCGATGATCCTGACGTCGAACAAGGCGTTCAGCGAATGGGGCGAGGTGTTCGCCGGAGATGCGGTGATGGCGTCGGCGGCCTTAGACCGGCTGTTGCATCGTTGCACGGTGATCAACATCCGCGGCGAGAGCTATCGCCTGAAGGAGAAGCGCCAGGCCGGAAAGTCATCCTTCCCAATGCCGCAAAATGGCGGGAGCGCCAAAGCGGCGGAGTAG
- a CDS encoding helix-turn-helix domain-containing protein, with product MDPPPSLIRVRQLQSSRFSERRRTRLNLEAWMDIKDLHHQGHSIRTIADLTGHSRNTVRRVLRQKAPVAFHKPHRPSLLDEFKPYL from the coding sequence ATTGACCCACCTCCATCATTAATCCGCGTTCGCCAACTACAATCCTCTCGATTTTCCGAGAGGAGGCGAACCAGGCTCAATCTGGAGGCGTGGATGGACATTAAAGACTTGCATCACCAGGGTCACTCAATCCGAACCATTGCTGACCTCACCGGCCACTCGCGCAACACCGTCAGGCGCGTGCTGCGCCAGAAAGCGCCCGTCGCTTTTCACAAGCCACATCGCCCATCGCTGCTCGACGAGTTCAAGCCTTACCTCTAA